CGGGCCAGGCAATCCGAATCCCCAGGTGCGGATCTTCCGCGAACCGGCGGGCAATGTGCAACAGAACGCGGCGGGGATATGGCATCGCCAGGCGCCCGCAGGCGTTTCGCGCGGCCCGGATTCAGGACAACGGACCGGTCGGCAGGGGTCAGCCGGTCCGCATCGCGGCAGAGCCCGCCGTACCGCCGGGGGCGACGGGTTCCGGCGGGACGTCATCTTCGGGTGGGGCGAGGACATCCGACATGTTCGCCGAGGAGACGACGCCCCTCAGGTGTCCGGCCTCGTCGACGACGGCGACCGGGTAGGCGGCCTCGAGCGTCGTGGGCAGCGCGACTTCCAGAGGATCGGTCTGGTTGAGGACGGGGTGGCCCTGGGCCACGTCCCATGTGGTCCGGGCGCCGTTCGGCTCGTCGATCGCGGCTTTGACCGCATCCTGGGTGACGATGCCGCGATAGCTGTCGCCGTCGACCGCATAGCCGTAGTCCGCCCCCATCCGGCGCATGTCGGCGAGGGCGCGCTCCAGGTTTTCCTCGGTGATGCGATGCTGCGGCGGTTTCATCACCACGTCGACGGTCAGAACGCGCGCCCGGTTCACGTCGCGCACGAAGGCGCGGACATAGTCGTCGGCGGGGCTAAGCAGGATCTCGGCGGGCCGACCGACCTGGGACAGTTGGCCGTCCTTGAGGATGGCGATCCGGTCGCCGATCTTGAGCGCCTCGTCCAGATCGTGGGTGATGAAGACGATGGTCTTGCCGAGCCTGGCCTGAAGGGCGACGAGCTGGTCCTGCATCTGGCTGCGGATCAGCGGATCGAGGGCGGAGAAGGCCTCGTCCATCAGAAGGATGTCGGCGTCGGTGGCGAGCGCGCGGGCGAGCCCGACGCGTTGCTGCATGCCGCCGGACAGTTGGCTCGGAAACTGGTTCTCGAAGCCGGACAGGCCGACGGCTTCGACCCATTCCTTCGCCTGACGCTGCCGCTCCGCCCGGCCGAGGCCGCGCACCTCCAGCCCGTAGGCGACGTTCTGGAGGACGGTGCGGTGGGGCATCAGCCCGAAGCGCTGAAACACCATGCTCATGCGTCGGCGACGGAAATCCTCCAATTCCCGGTTGCCGAGGGCCATGACGTCCTTGCCGTCGACGAGGATCGTGCCGTCGGTCGGATCGATCAGCCGGTTGAAATGCCTGATCAGCGTCGACTTGCCCGAGCCGGAAAGGCCCATGATGACGAAGATCTGGCCGCGTTCGATCGACAGCGACACGTCGTCGATCCCGAGCGTGTGGCCGGTCTCGGCGAGAAGCGCGTCCTTGCCGAGACCCTGCCTGACCCGGGCAAGCGCCTGCTTCGGGTTCGGGCCGAAGATCTTGGTGATGTGCTCGACTTCGATCAGCGCCATGGGGCCGGCCTTGTCTCTTCGTCGGTGAGCCGTGTCGGGGTGGAGACGGGGAGGGACGGGCCTCTGTGCATGGCCTAGCCGCCGGCCACATTCCGATAGGCCTGGGCCCGGGCGCCGATCGACTGGCTGATCCGGTCGAAGACCACGGCCAGGATGACGATGGCGAGCCCGCCGACGAGGCCCTGGCCGGAATCGTTGCGCTGCAGCCCGACCAGCACAGTCTCGCCGACCCCGCGCGCGCCGATCATCGAGGCGATGACCACCATCGCCAGCGCCATCATGGTGGTCTGGTTGATGCCCTGCATGATGGAGGGAAGGGCCAGCGGGATCTGGACGCCGCGCAGCATCTGCCACCGGGTCGCGCCGAACGCCCGGCTGGCCTCGATCACTTCGCTGTCGACCATGCGGATGCCGAGGTCGGTTAGCCGGATCAGGGGCGGAGTGGCGTAGATGACCGTGGCCAGGATCGCCGGCACCTTGCCGAGCCCGAACAGCATGGCGGCCGGGATCAGGTAGACGAAGCTCGGGATCGTCTGCATCAGGTCGAGGAGCGGGTTGAGCACTGTCCGCATCGCGTCGGAGCGCGCCGACAGCACGCCGAGCGGGACGCCGATGAGGATGCCGAGCCCGACCGAGACCAGCATGATGGCGACCGTCTGCATCGCCTGCTCCCACAGGCCCAGCGTGCCGATGAACCACATCATGGCCATCATGGCGACGGAGAGAAGAAGGCGGCGGCTGGCGGCGTAGGCGATGCAGCCGATCACCAGGATCACCAGCCAGGCCGGCGACGTGCGCAGCACCTGCTCCAGCGCGACCAGAACGGTCAGCAGCGAATCGGAGATCGCCTCGAAGAAGTCGCCGTAGTTCACCACCAGAAAGGTGACGAGATCGTTGGTCGCCTGCCGGATCGTGCGGCCGACATTCTCGCCGAGAAAGAAGGCTTCCTGGTTCATGGATCACATCCGTCGGAGGTTGGCAGGAGGCACTGCGGCGGTTCGGATACGAAAACAGGGGCCGGCTGCGGCCAGACCCCTGCGGGTCGGGTGCCCGTTGCCTGCGGCGATGCTCAGGTCTGTTCCAGGGCGGTCTTCACCGTCGCCGCCACCTCGTCCGGCACCCAGCCCGTCCAGATGTCGGGGTTCTGCTGCAGGAAATGGATCGCGGCTTCGTCGGCGGTGGCGTTGTTGTCGCGCATATAGGCGAGCGCCTCGGAGACCATCTCGTTGGTGGTCTGGTAGTTGGACAGGAATTCCACGATCTTCGGCGCGACTTCCTGAAACTCCGTGCTGACGGCGATGGAGACCTCGACAAGCGGATAGGCCGTGGCTTTGTCCACGTCCTCCGGATTCGAGGCGGCTATCAGCGCGCTCCAGATTTTCGGATCGTAGTCGGGCTCATCCAGCGCGACGATCCGGTCGGCGAACTTGCCGAGCACCCAGGTGGGCCCCCAGTAGTAGAAGACGATCGGCTGGTTGCGCTGGATATGGCTCTCGATCGCCGCGGACAGGGCCGCGCCCGTGCCCGGCCGGACGTTGGTATAGCTGTCGTCCAGGCCGTAGGCGTGCAGCTTCTTGGTGTTGATGACCTCGCACCCCCAGCCGAGAATGCAGTTGAAAAAGCGCCCCTTGTCCGGCTCTTCCGGGTCGGCGAAGACGTCCTTGTACTTCGCCAGGTCCTCGACGGAGGTCAGCCCGGCGGCCGGGGCGTCGTCGCCCTCGACCAGATATTTCGGGACGTACCATTTCTGGGTGGCGTCGGGGAAATTGACGCCGACCTCCACGACCCGTCCGCGCGCCACAGCCTGATCCCAGACGTCGCGGACGTTCGGGATCCACATCTCCATGGTGATGTCGACGGCGCCGCGGGCCATGGCGTTCAGGAGCGGGATGGTGGAGCCGGGGCTGGTCTCGGTGCCGCAGCCGTAGCCGTGCTCGAGGATGAACCCGGCGACGGCGTTGTGAAAGTAGCTGGAATCCCAGTCGAGGCCGGCAAAGACCACGGGCCGGTCGACCTCGCAGACCGGCGTCTGGGCGGAGGCGGTGCCGGCAGCGAGAAGGCCGAACGGGGCCGCGACGAGAGCGGTCGCGAGAGCTTGTTTCAGCACGGCAATCTCCTTTCGGCAGCACCGGAACGGTCGGCGCGAGGACCGACCGCCCGTCCGCCGCGGCATCGGCCCGCGGCCGGCCCGATCGAAGGCGCGATGTCCGCGCAGGTTGCGTGGAAAGAGTATATGGCCGTGCGTCCGCATGTGAAGTCATGCGTCGAGGCCGGGGAGCCCTCGTCCGAAACTCCGAAAGGCCCGCGCCGATCGGCACGGGCCAGCCGGGGCCATCTGGGACGTCGGTCTGGTCGGTTGCGCTAAAGCGCCGCCTTGACCTTGTCGGCGACGGCCTGCGGGACCCATCCGCTCCACACGTCCTCGTTCGCCTTGAGGAACGCTTCGGCGGCGACCGCCGCATCGCCGCCGTTGTCTTCCATGTCGGCCAGCGCGGCGCTGGTCATCTTGCTGGTCATCGAATAGGCGGTCAGGAACTTGGCCAGCTCCGGCGCGCTCTCGGCAAAGGTCTTGTTGGCCCCGATGATCACCTTGCTGACCGGATAGGCGGTTGCCGCGTCCGGGTCGTCGCTTTCCAGCATCTCGTCCCAGATCTCCTGGTTGAACTCCGGCTCCTGAAGCTTGACGAAGTCGTACTTGCCCATCAGCGCGGTGGGCGTCCAGTAGTAGAACAGGATCGGGTTCTTGCGCAGATAGGCCGATTCCACGGCCGCGACGAGGGCGGCGCCGGTGCCGGGGCGGAAATTGGTGTAGGACGACGTCAGCCCGTAGGCGGTGAGCTTCTTGGTGTTGACGATCTCGCACTGCCAGCCGGCCGGGCAGTTATAGAAGCGGCCCTTGCTCGGCTCCTCCGGGTCCTCGAACATGGCGGCGTATTCGGGGAGATCGGACGCCCGCTTCAGGTTCGGAGCGGGAGCCTCCCCGCCTTCGACGAGATAGGTCGGGACGTACCAACCCTCTTCGGCGTCGGGGAAGGTGGTGCCGAGAGCGACGACTTCGCCGCGTTCCTGGGCGTCGACCCAGGCCTGGGCCGGATTGGCGGTCCAGATCTCCATCACGATGTCGATGTCGCCGCGGGCCATGCCGTTGATCAGCGGAATGGTCGAGCCGGGAAGATCGTCCACGGCACAGTCGTAGCCGTGCTCGGTGATGAACTTGGCGACCTCGGTATGGAAGGCGGCGGACTGGTAGTCGAGGCCGGCGAACATGACCGGCCGGTCGAGCTCGCAGGTTCCGTCGGCCGCGCTGGCCGGGCCAAGCGCGAGCGATGACAGGGCGATTGCGCCGGCGAGCGCAAGGGCGGAAGAGGGGCTGGTCATGATGCGGGGTCCTGTTCGGCTGTCGTCGGATACGGCGATCGAACGGCGCGAGACGGCGTCATAGGGAAACCGTCCCGGCGATAGCGCGAGCGTAAAGCCATTTGCGATCAGGTGGAAACACCTGATCGACCCGGCCCGGTCCTCGAGGAGGGGGCCTTCGCCGGGACGATGGTCACGCCGCCTGCCGGCCCGCCTCCAGGACGTCGTCGAAGGTGCGAAGGCCCGTGGTCGGCGCGTTGACCAGAACGGCCATGTTGCCGGGGGCGTGCTCGTTCTTCCACATCTTGGTGTGGGCCCGCGGGATCTGGGCCCAGGGGAAGACCTCGCTCATGCACGGGTCGACGCGCTGGCCGATCACGAACCGGTTCGCCTCGGTGGCCTGCTTCAGATGCGCGAAGTGCGAGCCCTGGATGCGCTTCTGGTGCATCCAGACATAGCGGGCGTCGAAGGTGATGTTGAACCCGCTGGTACCGGCGCAGAACACGACCATGCCGCCGCGCCTCACCACGAACGTGGAGATCGGGAACGTGGCCTCGCCGGGATGTTCGAACACGATGTCGACGTTGTTGCCCTTGCCGGTGATGTCCCAGATCGCCTTGCCGAAGCGCCGCGCCTCCTTGGCCCACTCGCCGTATTCCTCGCTGCCCACCTTCGGCAGCTGGCCCCAGCAGTTGAACTCCTTGCGGTTGATCACGCCGCGCGCGCCCAGGCTCAGAACGTAATCGCGCTTGTCCTCGTCGGAGATCACGCCGATGGCGTTGGCGCCGGCGGCCGCGCACAGCTGCACACCGAACACGCCGAGACCTCCGGAGGCGCCCCAGACCAGGACGTTGTCGCCCGGCTTGAGGGTGTGCGGCGCGTGGCCGTAGAGCATCCGGTAGGCGGTGGCCAGCGTCAGCGTGTAGCAGGCCGACTCCTCCCAGGTGAGATGCCGGGGGCGGGGCATGAGCTGGCGCGACTGCACCCGCGCGAACTGGGCGAAGCCGCCGTCCGGCGTCTCGTAGCCCCAGATGCGCTGGGACGGCGAGAACATCGGATCGCCGCCGTTGCACTCCTCGTCGTCGCCGTCGTCCTGGTTGCAGTGAACCACGACCTCGTCGCCCACCTTCCAGCGGGTGACCCTGGAGCCGACCGCCCAGACGATGCCGGACGCGTCCGACCCGGCGATGTGATAGGGCTGCTTGTGGCCGTCGAAGGGCGAGATCGGCTGGCCGAGCGCCGCCCAGATGCCGTTGTAGTTCACGCCGGCGGCCATCACCAGGATCAGGACGTCGTGGCTGTCCAGCTCCCAGGTCGGAACCACCTCGATCTGCATGGAGGTGTCCGGCGGGCCGTGACGCTCCCTTCGGATCGTCCAGGCGTACATCTTTTCCGGCACGTGGCCGAGCGGCGGGATCTCTCCGATCTCGTACAGGTCTTTGTGGGCGTTCGCCTCAGCGATCGACATCATGTTCCTCCCTGTCGACTGCATCACGTTTATATTGCAGTGCAATATTCCCGTGTCCAGTGGTGGTTTTTTCTTCTTCCCAGGATCGTGGCACGAGCGGGTGCCGGCAACCAAGGCCCGAATCGACCATGAGCAGTCGCGCTCATGTTGCGCCGGAAGGTGGGTTGTCCCAAGATTTGATGCGCCGCACAGTGGTCTGGGGTACTCGGGTATCGAGATCCGGCCGGTGCGGTACGGACACAAGGGGAGGTGTGCGATGAGTGGCAATGCCAGCCAGGCGGGGACCCGGGACAAGCCGTGGATTTTCCGGACCTATGCCGGCCATTCCTCGGCGAAGGCGTCCAACGAGCTGTACCGGTCCAATCTGGCCAAGGGGCAGACGGGATTGTCGGTCGCCTTCGACCTGCCGACCCAGACCGGCTACGATCCGGATCACGCGCTGGCCAGGGGGGAGGTCGGCAAGGTCGGCGTGTCGATCGCGCACATCGGCGACATGCGGGCGCTGTTCGATCAGATCCCGCTCGACCAGATGAACACGTCGATGACGATCAACGCCACGGCGGCGTGGCTGCTGGCGCTCTATGTCGCCGTCGCCGACGAGACCGGCGCGGACCGGACGAAACTGACCGGCACGACCCAGAACGACATCATCAAGGAATATCTCTCGCGCGGGACCTACGTGTTTCCGCCGGCGCCGTCGCTGCGCCTGATCACCGACGTGATCGCCTGGACCGGGCGCGAGGCGCCGAAATGGAACCCGATCAACGTCTGCTCCTACCATCTGCAGGAGGCCGGCGCGACGCCGACCCAGGAGCTGGCTTTCGCGCTGGCCACCGCGATCGCCGTGCTGGATGCCGCGCGGGACTCCGGTGCGATCCCTCCGGAGGAGTTTCCCCAGGCGGTCGGCCGGATCTCCTTCTTCGTCAACGCCGGACTGCGCTTCGTGACCGAGGTCTGCAAGATGCGGGCGTTCGTGGAGCTCTGGGACGAGATCTGCGAGACCCGCTACGGGGTCGAGGATCCCAAATACCGCCGGTTCCGCTACGGGGTGCAGGTCAATTCGCTCGGGCTGACGGAGAGCCAGCCGGAGAACAACGTTTACCGCATCCTGATCGAGATGCTGGCGGTGACGCTGTCCAAGACCGCCCGGGCCCGTGCCGTCCAGCTGCCGGCCTGGAATGAGGCGCTCGGGCTGCCGCGTCCGTTCGATCAGCAGTGGAGCCTGCGCGCCCAGCAGATCCTGGCGCTGGAGACCGACCTTCTGGAGTATGGCGACCTGTTCGACGGCTCCGTGGTGGTCGAGGCCAAGGTCGACGAGCTGAAGGCGGCGGCGAAGGAGGAACTGGCCCGCATCGAGGCGATGGGCGGCGCAGTCGCGGCGATCGAATCCAGCTACATGAAGCAACAGCTGGTGGAATCCAACGGCCGCCGGCTCGCCTCCATCGAGGCCGGCGAGCAGGTGGTCGTGGGCGTCAACCGCTACACCGAGAGCGAGCCTTCGCCGCTGACCACCGGCGCGGGAGCGGTGATGACCGTGCCGGAGACCGTCGAGGCGGAGGCGATCGACAGCCTCAACGCCTGGCGCGAGAGCCGCGACGAGGTGGCGGTGGCCCGGGCGCTTGCCGACCTGGAGGCGGCGGCCCGGGAGGATAGCAACATCATGGAGCCGTCGGTGGCCTGCGCCAAAGCCGGCGTCACCACCGGCGAATGGGGCGAGCGGCTCAGGCGCGTCTTCGGCGAGTACCGGGCACCGACGGGTGTGGGCCAGGCGGCGCGCACGACAAGTGCGGAGCTCGCCGACATCCGCGCCGAGGTCGATGCCGTGTCCGAGCGGCTCGGCCGGCGGCTGAAATTCCTGGTCGGCAAGCCGGGGCTCGACGGCCATTCCAACGGCGCCGAGCAGATCGCCATGCGCGCCCGCGACTGCGGGATGGAGGTGGTCTACGAGGGCATCCGGCTGACCCCGGCGGAGATCGTGAACGCAGCCCTGGAGGAGGGCGTCCACGTGGTCGGGCTGTCGGTGCTGTCGGGCTCGCACCTGGCGCTGGTCGGCGAGGTGATGGACCGGATGCGCAAGGCCGGCCTCGACGACGTTCCGGTCGTGGTCGGCGGCATCATCCCGGCGGAAGACGCAGAAACCCTGAAGGCCCGCGGCGTGGCGGCGGTCTACACCCCGAAGGATTTCCAGCTGTCGGAAATCATGCGCCAGATCGTGAAGATCGTGGCGGCCGGGGAGAGCGCGGCGGCGTAAGGGCCGCGCGGGCGGTGATGTCTGCGTCGGGTGGCGCCGTTTCCGGATAACGGACGACGTGCATATGGGCCGCAGCGGCAGCGAGGCCAGCCGCGCGTCAGGTTCCGCTCTTATGGGTTGTGTTAGGTTGTGGTAACTGCCTGCAATGGTTGCGTTGACGGTTCGGATGACGTATATGGAATTGTGTTCATATCGACGGAGTTAGCGTCGTTCACCTCCGCGCTTGCGTGGCCAAGTGGCGAGGTGGACTGCCTCTTTCCGTTGACACTGCTCGGCGGTGGCTGCCCTGGCGCGCCGTGCGAGCGAATGGAGAGATGAGATGCGCCTGGTTCTGTTCGTTGCCGTCGCCGCCGCTCTTTTCGCCCCGACGACCGCCGCCCTGGCGACCGCCGTTCTGCCGTAGGGCGGGGCGTTTCTCTCAAGCGCCAGATATTCTGACCCGCCCTTATGAGAGCCGTCCGGGTGACGCGCGGGGGGGCCCAGCGATTGGGCTTCGGCATGATGCCGCGGCCCCGGGGGGGCCCGTTCAGGTCCTCCGCACTCACCAACGCTCTTCTCAGCGGGGCCTCTGGAAAGGGGCTTGCGCGCGCACTGCCCGTCCAGATCCGGTCCGATCTGGACGGGAACGAGGGCGGGCATCGGCTCTGGAGCCTTTCGGTCCTGACGCCCATACAGCTCGGATGCACTCACCCGAGCGCCAAAGAGCGGCTCTAAATCGAAATCCTCAAGTGGCTGAGCGCCCGGGCCCGGGTTGCCCGAAGCGGTGCGCCTGAATACGCGCTGGCCCCGGACGTCCGGCAGGATCAGTTGATTTCGTCGTTGACCAGGGCGATGAGGCTGTCCAGCCGGTCGATTTCGAGTTTGTAATCGCCTTCGTTCCGGACCACCATCCGGTACCACTCCGGGGGTTCCTCTTTGTCGGACGAGCGTTTTGCTCGGCTTTCGGCAATCGTCTGAGCCAGTTCCAAATGCTCACGCGCCAGCGACAGCTGGCGGAACGCCTCTCTGATTGCCTGCTTTCTTGATGTCGTCGCGCCATGCAGCAGCTGACCCGGCTTTTCCGCAAGCTGAAGCAGGATGTAACCGTAGATCCGGTGGATCTTCCCCCGTAGCGGGGCGGCCAGTTGCGGATTGGTCAGCGCGATCTTGTAGAAGCAGTCCGGCAGGGCGGCATTCCGACGAGCCTGCCCGAGCGCTGACGCATCGAGCACGTCTTCCGAAAAGGCGCTCATGACGTACAGGTTGGAGAAACTGATATAGCTGAGGACGAGACGCGCGGCCGCCTGCTGCGGCAAGAACGGAGCCGCCCCACCGGCTTCAAGTTCGACCCATGCGGACCGAGCCTTTCCGTCTTGTTCTTCAAACGCGCTCTCGATGCCTTCCAAAGTCCGGCAGGCGGTGTCCGATGTCCAGAGTTCCTGATTGCTCAGAAAGCGGCCGGCCGGATAATAGGGACTGGCCGCCAACAGGCGCTCGATATCGACCAGAAGATCTTTCAGCAGTTTGAAGCTGGCTGCCTCGAACTCATCGGAGGCGAGGCTGACATAGAGATACTGTTTTGCCCGCACCAGCGCCCAGTCCCGTGAAAGATCATCATCGCGCCCATTCTCCGTCGCTGCCTTGATCCATTCGGCCATGGTCCGAATTGCGGCTTCGTGGGCGCCTGTGGTGCTGAGCGCGAACGCGATCAGCATGGTCTGATAGAGGCTCGTCGCTGCGTGGGTGCTTACGGACTGAGCCCGGAACGGCCACCGGGTGAAGGCTCCCTGCGCGTAGCGCCGGCATGTCTCACGGGTGGTGTGGGCGTCGGCGGCATCCAGTTTCCCGAAGGCTTCTTTTCTCCGAGCGGCGGCGTTGGTGACGTGGATCGCTGGCGGGTTAAAGATCCACTCGCCGATCCCATCATCGAGGATGCCATTGGCGTCCATAAGTCGGTGACGGAGCCGATGCAGTAGGTCGCCGAAGGCATCGTGTACTTCTGTCGGATCCGACGTCAGATGGACCAGGTGGGAAATACACTTCCCGATCTGTTCATTTCGGTTCCGGTCGATACTGGCTTCGAAGAGCTGATTGTGCGTGATCTTGCCGGTCAGCAGATAAATATAGAACGGATCACTCCGTATGGTCTGCGGAATCAGGGGAATCATGCTGTCGGCGTAGTGATGGGCGCGGCTGAGCGGCGACATCCGGAATTCGCTCGTGTCCGTGCCGGCCGGCAGCACCGAAGAGAGCTCGCGGCGGGTTTCCTGCCGGCTCGGCGCCATGGCGATCGATACGCCGAGGGTGGGCGAGCCGATCTGGGTGATCCGGTCCAGGACCTGACCCGCCGCCGGCGCGACGAACGTGGCCACGAGGATCACAATGAGGCCTGTCCGCCACCTGTCGTGGGCCCGAATGTCGATGTCGTCCCGCGTCTGCGGAGGAACGAGCAGGAAGGCGGACCAGAAGCCGAAGGCAATGCCGAAAAGAAGGCCGAGATAGAGCGCGTATCCGATGTCGGAATCCGCGAACAGGTACATGTACCAGAAATGCCCGCCGATCCGCGGATGGAGCTGGAACAGGAAGCCGGCGACGGTGGCCAGCAGGAGCCCGGCAAACACGACGGTGGCCAGGGCCAACAGCGTCTTGGACGGCTTCAGCAGACCGGGCATGTCGCGCCGCACCTGACGGACCAGGTAGAAGCCGGAGCAGCCGAGCAGGGCGGCGAGTACGAACACGAGTACGGCGACAGCGATCATCAGCCCCTCCCTGTCCCGCCATGGTGGCGTCGCCGGGGAGATGTCCCTACCGGCGCCGTCGCGGCGAGATAGGAAAGTATACCGTATTAGTTGTATTATTTCATTATAATTCCCTTATCGCGTGTTCTCTTGCTGGGCATGCGATCTTGAACCGGCTCCGCGTGCCAAGGGTCGGCCGGGTCGCGCACAAAAAAAACGCCGCCGGAAAGCCGGCGGCGTCGAGATGGGGGTTGCGTCGAACAAAAAGGAAGGGTGAGCTCCCCGTTCGTAACCGATGTCAGTGCACCGTCGCCATGTGCAGGTCGTTCTGCTGGGCGTTGGCGATGACCGCCTCGCGGGAATCCGACAGCATGATCGGCGTGCCGTCAGCCGACAGGAGCGCCCAGAGCTTGTGGTCGTGGGAGAGCTGGGGCGCATCCGGGAACAGCGATCTCACCTCGTCGCCGTTCAGCGGCTTCATGTAGGCCACCTGGCCGCCGCCCAGCTCGGCGAGGGCTTCCTGGGAGAGGGCCGCCTTGGTGTCGTCTGTGGTGTCAAACGT
The DNA window shown above is from Amorphus orientalis and carries:
- a CDS encoding quaternary amine ABC transporter ATP-binding protein; this translates as MALIEVEHITKIFGPNPKQALARVRQGLGKDALLAETGHTLGIDDVSLSIERGQIFVIMGLSGSGKSTLIRHFNRLIDPTDGTILVDGKDVMALGNRELEDFRRRRMSMVFQRFGLMPHRTVLQNVAYGLEVRGLGRAERQRQAKEWVEAVGLSGFENQFPSQLSGGMQQRVGLARALATDADILLMDEAFSALDPLIRSQMQDQLVALQARLGKTIVFITHDLDEALKIGDRIAILKDGQLSQVGRPAEILLSPADDYVRAFVRDVNRARVLTVDVVMKPPQHRITEENLERALADMRRMGADYGYAVDGDSYRGIVTQDAVKAAIDEPNGARTTWDVAQGHPVLNQTDPLEVALPTTLEAAYPVAVVDEAGHLRGVVSSANMSDVLAPPEDDVPPEPVAPGGTAGSAAMRTG
- a CDS encoding ABC transporter permease, which gives rise to MNQEAFFLGENVGRTIRQATNDLVTFLVVNYGDFFEAISDSLLTVLVALEQVLRTSPAWLVILVIGCIAYAASRRLLLSVAMMAMMWFIGTLGLWEQAMQTVAIMLVSVGLGILIGVPLGVLSARSDAMRTVLNPLLDLMQTIPSFVYLIPAAMLFGLGKVPAILATVIYATPPLIRLTDLGIRMVDSEVIEASRAFGATRWQMLRGVQIPLALPSIMQGINQTTMMALAMVVIASMIGARGVGETVLVGLQRNDSGQGLVGGLAIVILAVVFDRISQSIGARAQAYRNVAGG
- a CDS encoding ABC transporter substrate-binding protein; translated protein: MLKQALATALVAAPFGLLAAGTASAQTPVCEVDRPVVFAGLDWDSSYFHNAVAGFILEHGYGCGTETSPGSTIPLLNAMARGAVDITMEMWIPNVRDVWDQAVARGRVVEVGVNFPDATQKWYVPKYLVEGDDAPAAGLTSVEDLAKYKDVFADPEEPDKGRFFNCILGWGCEVINTKKLHAYGLDDSYTNVRPGTGAALSAAIESHIQRNQPIVFYYWGPTWVLGKFADRIVALDEPDYDPKIWSALIAASNPEDVDKATAYPLVEVSIAVSTEFQEVAPKIVEFLSNYQTTNEMVSEALAYMRDNNATADEAAIHFLQQNPDIWTGWVPDEVAATVKTALEQT
- a CDS encoding ABC transporter substrate-binding protein — encoded protein: MTSPSSALALAGAIALSSLALGPASAADGTCELDRPVMFAGLDYQSAAFHTEVAKFITEHGYDCAVDDLPGSTIPLINGMARGDIDIVMEIWTANPAQAWVDAQERGEVVALGTTFPDAEEGWYVPTYLVEGGEAPAPNLKRASDLPEYAAMFEDPEEPSKGRFYNCPAGWQCEIVNTKKLTAYGLTSSYTNFRPGTGAALVAAVESAYLRKNPILFYYWTPTALMGKYDFVKLQEPEFNQEIWDEMLESDDPDAATAYPVSKVIIGANKTFAESAPELAKFLTAYSMTSKMTSAALADMEDNGGDAAVAAEAFLKANEDVWSGWVPQAVADKVKAAL
- the ccrA gene encoding crotonyl-CoA carboxylase/reductase, which produces MMSIAEANAHKDLYEIGEIPPLGHVPEKMYAWTIRRERHGPPDTSMQIEVVPTWELDSHDVLILVMAAGVNYNGIWAALGQPISPFDGHKQPYHIAGSDASGIVWAVGSRVTRWKVGDEVVVHCNQDDGDDEECNGGDPMFSPSQRIWGYETPDGGFAQFARVQSRQLMPRPRHLTWEESACYTLTLATAYRMLYGHAPHTLKPGDNVLVWGASGGLGVFGVQLCAAAGANAIGVISDEDKRDYVLSLGARGVINRKEFNCWGQLPKVGSEEYGEWAKEARRFGKAIWDITGKGNNVDIVFEHPGEATFPISTFVVRRGGMVVFCAGTSGFNITFDARYVWMHQKRIQGSHFAHLKQATEANRFVIGQRVDPCMSEVFPWAQIPRAHTKMWKNEHAPGNMAVLVNAPTTGLRTFDDVLEAGRQAA
- a CDS encoding protein meaA, giving the protein MSGNASQAGTRDKPWIFRTYAGHSSAKASNELYRSNLAKGQTGLSVAFDLPTQTGYDPDHALARGEVGKVGVSIAHIGDMRALFDQIPLDQMNTSMTINATAAWLLALYVAVADETGADRTKLTGTTQNDIIKEYLSRGTYVFPPAPSLRLITDVIAWTGREAPKWNPINVCSYHLQEAGATPTQELAFALATAIAVLDAARDSGAIPPEEFPQAVGRISFFVNAGLRFVTEVCKMRAFVELWDEICETRYGVEDPKYRRFRYGVQVNSLGLTESQPENNVYRILIEMLAVTLSKTARARAVQLPAWNEALGLPRPFDQQWSLRAQQILALETDLLEYGDLFDGSVVVEAKVDELKAAAKEELARIEAMGGAVAAIESSYMKQQLVESNGRRLASIEAGEQVVVGVNRYTESEPSPLTTGAGAVMTVPETVEAEAIDSLNAWRESRDEVAVARALADLEAAAREDSNIMEPSVACAKAGVTTGEWGERLRRVFGEYRAPTGVGQAARTTSAELADIRAEVDAVSERLGRRLKFLVGKPGLDGHSNGAEQIAMRARDCGMEVVYEGIRLTPAEIVNAALEEGVHVVGLSVLSGSHLALVGEVMDRMRKAGLDDVPVVVGGIIPAEDAETLKARGVAAVYTPKDFQLSEIMRQIVKIVAAGESAAA
- a CDS encoding DUF1150 domain-containing protein; the protein is MNRTFDTTDDTKAALSQEALAELGGGQVAYMKPLNGDEVRSLFPDAPQLSHDHKLWALLSADGTPIMLSDSREAVIANAQQNDLHMATVH